One Fusobacterium nucleatum genomic window carries:
- a CDS encoding type II toxin-antitoxin system HicB family antitoxin, with protein MLIYPAIFHKAVEGGYVVVFPDFDDGATEGQTLEQAMEMAENYIGTYLYDDFVKGRDLPKASDINKISLEIPEDEKEFYIEGESFKTLVSLDIIKYVNECKSATVRKNVTIPSWLNKMGKSHNLNFSNLLQEAIKKELDIE; from the coding sequence ATGTTAATATACCCAGCAATATTTCATAAGGCAGTTGAGGGAGGCTATGTAGTTGTATTTCCAGATTTTGATGATGGAGCAACAGAAGGTCAAACATTAGAACAAGCTATGGAAATGGCTGAAAATTATATAGGAACTTATTTATATGATGACTTTGTAAAAGGAAGAGACTTACCTAAGGCTAGTGATATAAATAAAATATCATTAGAGATCCCAGAAGACGAAAAGGAATTCTATATTGAAGGAGAAAGTTTTAAAACATTAGTTAGTTTAGATATTATAAAGTATGTCAATGAATGTAAAAGTGCTACTGTTAGAAAGAATGTAACCATTCCTAGTTGGTTGAATAAAATGGGTAAGAGCCATAATCTCAATTTTTCAAATTTATTACAAGAAGCAATAAAAAAAGAATTAGATATTGAATAG
- the pckA gene encoding phosphoenolpyruvate carboxykinase (ATP) — protein sequence MKMYGLERLGISNVRVAHYNLSPAQLVEKALANNEGTLSDTGAFVISTGKYTGRAPDDKFFVDTPEVHKYIDWGRNQPIEKEKFNAIFGKLVAYLQNREIFIFDGRAGADLEHTRRFRIINELASQNLFIHQLLIRTNEEYNENNNIDFTIISAPNFHCVSEIDGVNSEAAIIIDFESKLAIICGTRYSGEIKKSVFSIMNYIMPHENILPMHCSANMDPVTHETAIFFGLSGTGKTTLSADPNRKLIGDDEHGWCDKGIFNFEGGCYAKCINLTEESEPEIYRAIKFGSLVENVVVDPVTRKIKYEDASITPNTRVGYPIHYIPNAELSGVGGIPKVVIFLTADSFGVLPPISRLSQEAAMYHFVTGFTAKLAGTELGVKEPVPTFSTCFGEPFMPMDPSVYAEMLGERLKKHNTKVYLINTGWSGGAYGTGKRINLKYTRAMVTAVLNGYFDNAEYKHDDIFNLDIPQSCPDVPSEIMNPIDTWPDRDKYIVAAKKLANLFYNNFKEKYPNMPENITNAGPKYND from the coding sequence ATGAAAATGTATGGACTTGAAAGATTAGGAATTAGTAATGTAAGAGTGGCACACTATAATTTAAGCCCTGCACAGCTTGTAGAAAAAGCTTTGGCAAATAATGAAGGAACATTGAGTGATACTGGAGCCTTTGTTATATCAACTGGGAAATATACTGGACGTGCACCAGATGATAAATTTTTTGTAGATACTCCAGAAGTTCATAAGTATATTGATTGGGGCAGAAATCAACCTATTGAAAAAGAAAAATTTAATGCAATTTTTGGAAAATTAGTTGCTTATTTACAAAATCGTGAAATTTTTATTTTTGATGGAAGAGCAGGAGCTGATTTAGAACATACTAGAAGGTTCCGTATTATAAATGAATTAGCAAGTCAAAACTTATTTATTCATCAACTATTAATTAGAACAAATGAAGAGTACAATGAAAATAATAATATTGACTTTACTATTATTTCAGCACCTAATTTTCACTGTGTATCTGAAATAGATGGAGTAAATTCAGAAGCTGCAATAATAATTGATTTTGAAAGTAAGCTAGCTATTATTTGTGGAACAAGATATTCAGGAGAAATAAAGAAAAGTGTATTCTCTATAATGAACTATATCATGCCTCATGAAAATATTTTACCTATGCACTGTTCAGCAAATATGGATCCAGTAACTCATGAAACTGCAATTTTCTTTGGATTATCTGGAACTGGAAAAACAACTCTATCAGCAGATCCTAATCGTAAATTGATTGGTGATGATGAACATGGTTGGTGTGATAAAGGTATCTTCAACTTTGAAGGTGGATGCTATGCAAAATGTATAAACTTAACTGAAGAAAGTGAACCTGAAATTTATCGTGCTATTAAATTTGGAAGCTTAGTAGAAAATGTTGTTGTAGATCCTGTAACAAGAAAAATTAAATATGAAGATGCAAGTATAACTCCAAATACAAGAGTAGGATATCCTATACATTATATTCCTAATGCTGAATTATCAGGAGTAGGTGGAATACCAAAAGTTGTTATATTCTTAACAGCAGATTCTTTTGGAGTATTACCTCCAATCTCAAGATTGAGTCAAGAAGCTGCAATGTATCACTTTGTAACTGGATTTACTGCAAAACTAGCTGGAACAGAATTAGGAGTAAAAGAACCAGTTCCTACATTCTCAACATGTTTTGGAGAACCATTTATGCCTATGGACCCAAGTGTATATGCTGAAATGCTTGGAGAAAGATTAAAAAAACATAACACAAAAGTTTATTTAATTAACACTGGTTGGTCAGGTGGAGCTTATGGAACAGGTAAAAGAATAAACTTAAAATATACTCGTGCAATGGTAACTGCAGTATTAAATGGATATTTTGATAATGCTGAATACAAGCATGATGATATATTTAACTTAGATATTCCTCAATCTTGTCCAGATGTTCCTAGTGAAATTATGAATCCAATAGATACTTGGCCAGATAGAGATAAATATATTGTAGCTGCTAAGAAATTAGCTAATCTATTCTATAATAACTTTAAAGAAAAATACCCAAATATGCCAGAAAATATTACAAATGCTGGTCCTAAATATAATGATTAA
- a CDS encoding IS110 family transposase, whose protein sequence is MNFRGIEVSKHICFENNYSGFNSIMEKIEEIKSKNNFLSVIVGMEPTGHYWKTFATFLHNNGVKVVQVNPYHTKKAKELDDNSQTKSDKKDALVIAKLIKDGRYSTIYFPEGEYANLRNLSNTRLEVSRLLNICKNRIHACVDEYFPEFETVFKSFIKGKVALHILKRIPFPTDILELTLKEIILIIREAAKKSVGKKKAEELIRAAKVVLTPKSWTNLI, encoded by the coding sequence ATTAACTTTAGAGGTATAGAAGTTTCTAAACATATTTGTTTTGAAAATAACTATTCTGGTTTTAATAGTATAATGGAAAAAATTGAAGAAATCAAGTCTAAAAATAATTTTTTATCTGTCATAGTAGGTATGGAACCTACTGGACATTATTGGAAGACTTTTGCTACTTTTCTTCATAACAATGGTGTAAAAGTTGTGCAAGTTAATCCATACCATACTAAAAAAGCTAAAGAACTTGATGATAATTCACAAACAAAAAGTGATAAAAAAGATGCGCTAGTAATTGCTAAATTAATAAAAGATGGTCGTTACAGTACAATCTATTTTCCAGAAGGAGAATATGCCAATCTTAGAAATCTCTCTAATACTAGATTGGAAGTTTCTCGTTTATTAAATATCTGTAAAAATAGAATACATGCTTGTGTGGATGAATATTTTCCAGAATTTGAAACAGTATTTAAAAGTTTTATTAAAGGAAAAGTTGCACTTCATATTTTGAAAAGAATTCCATTCCCAACAGATATTTTAGAACTTACATTAAAAGAGATAATTTTAATTATTAGAGAAGCTGCAAAGAAAAGTGTTGGTAAAAAGAAAGCAGAAGAATTAATTAGAGCAGCTAAAGTTGTACTGACCCCAAAAAGTTGGACAAATTTAATTTAA
- a CDS encoding RluA family pseudouridine synthase — translation MKKYIVEHEYDGYEIGTYLKETKGYSSRGLRNLEIYLNGKRIKNNAKKIKKLNRIVIIEKEKSTGIKAMDIPIDIAYEDENLLIVNKEPYIIVHPTQKKVDKTLANAVVNYFKKTLGKTLVPRFYNRLDMNTSGLIIIAKNAYTQAFLQDKTEVKKTYKVIVSGIIEEDDFFIEKPIGKIGDDLRRIELSEENGGKSAKTHIKVLERNYEKNITFLEARLYTGRTHQIRAHLSLIGHSLVGDELYGGNMELAKRQMLHAYKLEFQNPKTLENLKIEIDIPLDMKEVLK, via the coding sequence ATGAAAAAATATATAGTAGAACATGAATATGATGGTTATGAAATTGGAACTTATTTAAAAGAAACAAAAGGATATTCAAGTAGAGGGCTTAGAAATTTAGAAATTTATTTGAATGGAAAAAGAATAAAAAATAATGCAAAGAAAATAAAAAAATTAAATAGAATAGTAATAATTGAGAAAGAAAAAAGTACGGGTATAAAAGCTATGGATATTCCTATTGATATAGCTTATGAAGATGAAAATCTACTTATAGTCAATAAAGAACCATATATCATTGTTCATCCTACACAAAAAAAAGTAGATAAAACTTTAGCAAATGCTGTTGTAAATTATTTTAAAAAAACTTTAGGAAAAACACTTGTTCCCAGATTTTATAATCGTTTAGATATGAACACATCAGGGCTTATAATAATTGCAAAGAATGCCTATACACAAGCTTTCCTTCAAGATAAAACAGAGGTTAAAAAAACATATAAGGTTATTGTAAGTGGAATAATAGAAGAAGATGATTTTTTTATTGAAAAACCTATTGGAAAAATAGGAGATGATTTGAGAAGAATAGAACTTTCTGAAGAAAATGGAGGAAAATCAGCAAAAACACATATAAAAGTTTTAGAAAGAAATTATGAAAAAAATATTACTTTTCTTGAGGCAAGATTATATACCGGTAGAACTCATCAGATAAGAGCTCATTTATCACTTATTGGTCATTCTTTGGTAGGTGATGAGCTTTATGGAGGAAATATGGAATTAGCAAAAAGACAAATGCTTCATGCTTATAAGTTAGAATTTCAAAACCCAAAAACATTAGAAAATTTAAAAATTGAAATTGATATTCCTCTTGATATGAAAGAAGTTTTAAAGTGA
- the gap gene encoding type I glyceraldehyde-3-phosphate dehydrogenase yields the protein MAVKVAINGFGRIGRLALRVMSKNKDFDVVAINDLTDAKTLAHLFKYDSAQGRFDGTIEVTDDGFVVNGDSIKVFAKANPEELPWGDLGVDVVLECTGFFTSKEKAEAHIKAGAKKVVISAPATGDLKTVVYNVNDNVLDGSETVISGASCTTNCLAPMAKVLNDKFGIVEGLMTTIHAYTNDQNTLDAPHKKGDLRRARAAAENIVPNTTGAAKAIGLVIPELKGKLDGAAQRVPVITGSITELVTVLEKETTVEEINAAMKAASNESFGYTEEELVSSDVIGISFGSLFDATQTKVLTVGGKQLVKTVAWYDNEMSYTSQLIRTLKKFVEISK from the coding sequence ATGGCAGTAAAAGTTGCAATAAATGGATTTGGAAGAATAGGAAGATTAGCATTAAGAGTTATGAGTAAAAATAAGGATTTTGATGTTGTTGCTATCAATGACTTAACTGATGCAAAAACATTAGCACATCTTTTTAAATATGATTCAGCACAAGGAAGATTTGATGGAACTATTGAAGTTACAGATGACGGTTTTGTAGTAAATGGAGATAGCATAAAAGTATTTGCTAAAGCTAACCCAGAAGAATTACCTTGGGGAGATTTAGGAGTAGATGTAGTACTTGAATGTACAGGTTTCTTTACAAGTAAAGAAAAAGCAGAAGCTCATATTAAAGCAGGAGCTAAAAAAGTTGTAATTTCTGCACCAGCTACTGGAGATTTAAAAACAGTTGTTTATAATGTAAATGATAATGTGTTAGATGGAAGTGAAACTGTAATATCAGGAGCTTCTTGTACAACTAACTGTCTTGCTCCAATGGCAAAAGTTTTAAATGATAAATTTGGAATTGTTGAAGGATTAATGACAACTATCCATGCTTATACAAATGACCAAAATACATTAGATGCTCCTCATAAAAAAGGAGATTTAAGAAGAGCTAGAGCTGCTGCTGAAAATATAGTTCCTAATACAACAGGAGCTGCAAAAGCTATTGGACTTGTTATTCCTGAATTAAAAGGAAAATTAGATGGAGCTGCTCAAAGAGTACCTGTTATAACTGGTTCAATCACTGAACTTGTAACAGTATTAGAAAAAGAAACTACTGTTGAAGAAATTAATGCTGCTATGAAAGCTGCAAGCAATGAATCATTTGGATATACTGAAGAAGAATTAGTATCAAGTGATGTTATTGGAATTAGTTTTGGTTCATTATTTGATGCAACTCAAACAAAAGTTTTAACAGTTGGAGGAAAACAATTAGTAAAAACTGTTGCTTGGTATGATAATGAAATGTCTTATACTTCTCAACTTATTAGAACATTAAAGAAATTTGTTGAAATTTCTAAATAA
- a CDS encoding phosphoglycerate kinase, translated as MKKIITDLDLNNKKVLMRVDFNVPMKDGKITDENRIIQALPTIKYALEHNAKLILFSHLGKVKTEEDKATKSLKAVAEKLSELLGKEVTFISETRGEKLESAINNLKSGEVLMFENTRFEDLDGKKESKNDAELGKYWAGLGDVFVNDAFGTAHRAHASNVGIAENIGNGNSAVGFLVEKELKFIGEAVNNPKRPLIAILGGAKVSDKIGVIENLLTKADKILIGGAMMFTFLKAEGKNVGTSLVEDDKLDLAKDLLAKSNGKIVLPIDTVVASEFKNDAEYSTVDVDNIPNDKMGLDIGEKTVTLFDSYIKTAKTIVWNGPMGVFEMSNFAKGTIGVCESIASLTDAVTIIGGGDSAAAAISLGYADKFTHISTGGGASLEFLEGKVLPGVEAISNK; from the coding sequence ATGAAAAAAATTATAACTGATTTAGATTTAAATAATAAAAAAGTTCTTATGAGAGTAGATTTTAATGTTCCTATGAAAGATGGGAAAATTACTGATGAAAACAGAATTATTCAAGCATTACCTACAATAAAATATGCCTTAGAACATAATGCTAAACTTATTTTATTTTCTCACTTAGGAAAAGTTAAAACAGAAGAAGATAAAGCTACAAAGAGTTTAAAAGCTGTTGCTGAAAAATTATCAGAACTTTTAGGAAAAGAAGTTACTTTTATTTCTGAAACAAGAGGAGAAAAATTAGAATCTGCTATTAACAATTTAAAATCTGGTGAAGTATTAATGTTTGAAAACACAAGATTTGAAGATTTAGATGGTAAAAAAGAATCTAAAAATGATGCTGAATTAGGCAAATATTGGGCAGGATTAGGAGATGTTTTTGTAAATGATGCTTTTGGAACTGCTCATAGAGCTCATGCTTCTAATGTCGGAATTGCAGAAAATATTGGAAATGGAAATTCGGCTGTTGGTTTCCTAGTTGAAAAAGAATTAAAATTTATAGGTGAAGCAGTAAATAATCCAAAAAGACCATTAATTGCTATATTAGGAGGAGCAAAAGTTTCTGATAAAATAGGAGTTATAGAAAACTTATTAACTAAGGCTGATAAAATTTTAATTGGTGGAGCTATGATGTTTACTTTCTTAAAAGCAGAAGGAAAAAATGTTGGAACTTCATTAGTTGAAGATGATAAATTAGACTTAGCCAAAGACTTATTAGCTAAATCAAATGGAAAAATAGTTTTACCTATTGATACAGTGGTCGCAAGTGAATTTAAAAATGATGCTGAATATTCTACTGTTGATGTGGATAATATTCCAAATGACAAAATGGGACTTGACATTGGTGAAAAAACTGTTACACTATTTGATAGTTATATAAAAACTGCTAAGACTATTGTATGGAATGGGCCTATGGGAGTATTTGAAATGTCTAACTTTGCAAAAGGAACAATAGGAGTATGTGAATCAATAGCAAGTTTAACTGATGCAGTAACAATAATAGGTGGAGGAGATTCTGCTGCTGCTGCAATTAGTTTAGGTTATGCTGATAAATTTACTCATATTTCTACTGGTGGAGGAGCATCTTTAGAATTCTTAGAAGGAAAAGTTTTACCAGGAGTTGAAGCTATATCAAATAAATAA
- a CDS encoding FMN-binding protein, protein MKNLKSLMAISFAVLSLGSFAADKVYEAKAEAKGYNEDGVPIVLTVKAIKKDGKVVVTDIVAKHQETDKIGAVAIEKLIEEVKKNQNYNKLDNVAGATSTSAGFRRAIRNAVKDIEKQN, encoded by the coding sequence ATGAAAAATTTAAAAAGTTTAATGGCAATTTCTTTTGCAGTTTTAAGTCTAGGAAGTTTTGCAGCTGATAAAGTATATGAAGCTAAAGCAGAAGCTAAAGGTTATAATGAAGATGGAGTACCAATAGTTCTAACTGTAAAAGCAATTAAAAAAGATGGTAAAGTGGTTGTTACTGATATAGTTGCTAAACATCAAGAAACTGATAAAATTGGTGCAGTAGCAATAGAAAAATTAATAGAAGAAGTTAAAAAGAATCAAAACTATAACAAATTAGATAATGTTGCAGGAGCAACTTCTACTTCAGCAGGTTTTAGAAGAGCAATTAGAAATGCTGTTAAAGATATTGAAAAACAAAATTAA
- a CDS encoding FMN-binding protein → MNFKDFGIREWLVIIFIILGLAAFAFEDIFKPKIYYAEGTGIGYNDDITLKVSAYKKKDKTIRVTNIEVEHADTDEIGGVCCTKLVEEIKAKQRFEDFDFVAGATFTSEGFKEALTMAIDDIKNQE, encoded by the coding sequence ATGAATTTTAAAGATTTTGGAATTAGAGAATGGCTAGTTATTATTTTTATTATTTTAGGTCTAGCAGCTTTTGCTTTTGAGGATATCTTTAAGCCAAAAATATATTATGCTGAAGGAACTGGAATAGGCTATAATGATGATATTACTTTAAAAGTTAGTGCCTATAAGAAAAAGGATAAAACAATTAGAGTAACTAATATTGAAGTTGAACATGCTGATACAGATGAAATTGGTGGTGTTTGCTGTACAAAATTAGTTGAAGAAATTAAAGCAAAACAAAGATTTGAAGATTTTGATTTTGTTGCAGGAGCAACTTTTACATCAGAAGGCTTTAAAGAAGCATTAACTATGGCTATTGATGATATAAAAAATCAAGAGTAA
- a CDS encoding YadA C-terminal domain-containing protein codes for MRNKLFYIFLYIFLLNSINIFSLDNYIKEIEPIESIHSDNESSNDDNVNNEENISNNFTDDKNIQKISKNNYSSSSSEEKTINRIITDKDLKNNKKEEDREDRFEEITDRTNRITALGSAMGAVDLSKTPANKFRVGAGVGHSAKNQAVAVGIGYAPTERLRLNTKISTTTNSTGSNRSNGISIGAFYDL; via the coding sequence ATGAGAAATAAATTATTTTATATTTTTTTATATATTTTTTTATTAAATAGTATTAATATTTTTTCTTTAGATAATTATATTAAAGAGATTGAACCTATTGAGTCAATTCACTCTGATAATGAAAGTTCTAATGATGATAATGTTAATAATGAAGAAAATATTTCTAACAATTTTACAGATGATAAAAATATTCAAAAAATTTCTAAAAACAATTACAGTTCCAGTTCTAGTGAAGAAAAAACTATAAATAGAATAATTACAGATAAAGATTTAAAAAATAATAAAAAAGAAGAAGATAGAGAAGACAGATTTGAAGAAATTACTGATAGAACGAATAGAATAACAGCTTTAGGCTCTGCTATGGGAGCAGTTGATCTAAGTAAAACTCCTGCTAATAAATTTAGAGTTGGAGCTGGTGTAGGACACTCAGCTAAAAATCAAGCAGTTGCTGTGGGAATTGGTTATGCTCCAACTGAAAGATTAAGACTTAATACAAAAATATCTACTACTACAAATTCTACTGGTTCTAATAGATCAAATGGTATTTCAATAGGAGCTTTCTATGATTTATAA
- the dusB gene encoding tRNA dihydrouridine synthase DusB encodes MKKIYIAPIAGVTDYTFRGILEDFKPDLIFTEMVSVNALSVLNDKTISKILKLREGNAVQIFGENIEKIKASAKYIENLGVKHINLNCGCPMKKIVNCGYGAALVKEPEKIKKILSEIKSVLNDDTKLSVKIRIGYKEPENYIQIGKIAEEVGCDHITVHGRTREQLYSGKADWKYIKEVKDNISIPVIGNGDIFTGEDALEKISYSNVDGVMLARGIFGNPWLIRNIREILEYGEIKTSTTKEDKINMAIEHLKRIRVDNDNQFIFDVRKHISWYLKGIENCTEAKRKINTISDYDEIIKILEEML; translated from the coding sequence ATGAAAAAAATTTATATAGCTCCTATTGCAGGGGTAACAGATTATACATTTAGAGGAATACTTGAAGATTTTAAACCAGATTTAATATTTACAGAAATGGTGAGTGTAAATGCACTTTCAGTTTTAAATGATAAAACTATTTCAAAAATTTTAAAATTAAGAGAGGGAAATGCAGTTCAAATTTTTGGTGAGAATATTGAGAAAATAAAGGCAAGTGCGAAATATATAGAGAATTTAGGTGTAAAACATATTAACTTAAATTGTGGTTGCCCTATGAAAAAAATAGTGAATTGTGGATATGGGGCAGCTTTAGTTAAAGAACCAGAAAAAATAAAGAAAATCTTATCAGAAATAAAATCAGTTTTAAATGATGATACAAAACTTTCTGTAAAAATTAGAATAGGCTATAAAGAGCCAGAAAATTACATTCAAATTGGAAAAATAGCAGAGGAAGTTGGTTGTGACCATATTACTGTACATGGAAGAACAAGAGAACAGTTGTATTCTGGAAAGGCAGATTGGAAATATATAAAGGAAGTTAAAGATAATATTTCTATACCAGTTATAGGAAATGGGGATATTTTTACAGGAGAAGATGCTTTAGAAAAAATATCATATTCAAATGTTGATGGAGTTATGTTAGCAAGGGGAATTTTTGGAAATCCTTGGCTTATTAGAAATATTAGAGAAATTTTAGAATATGGAGAAATTAAGACTTCTACAACAAAAGAAGATAAAATTAATATGGCAATAGAGCATTTAAAGAGAATAAGAGTTGATAATGATAATCAATTTATCTTTGATGTAAGGAAACATATTTCTTGGTATTTAAAAGGAATTGAAAATTGTACAGAAGCTAAAAGAAAAATAAATACTATTAGTGATTATGATGAGATTATTAAAATATTGGAAGAAATGCTTTAA
- the mutS gene encoding DNA mismatch repair protein MutS, which produces MSSTDTPLMQQYKKIKEEYKNEILMFRLGDFYEMFFEDAKVASKELGLTLTKRNKEKGQDVPLAGVPYHSVASYIAKLVEKGHSVAICEQVEDPKSATGIVKREVTRVITPGTIIDVDFLDKKNNNYIACIKINTTENMVAIAYADITTGEFSVFEIKEKNFFDKALAEMNKIQASEILLDEKTYSEYIEVLEERISFSGVKFTKITNVKKAESYLVSYFDIMSIEVFSLKSKDLAISTSANLLYYIDDLQKGNDLPFSKIEYKNIDNIMELNISTQNNLNLVPKKNEEIRGTLLGVLDDCVTSVGSRELKKIIKNPFLNIEKIKQRQFYVDYFYNDVLLRESIREYLKDIYDVERIAGKIIYGTENGKDLLSLKDSIRKSLETYRLLKEHQEIKDILDIDVKILLDIYNKIELIVNPEAPFSVREGGIIKDGYNSELDELRKISKLGKDFILEIEQRERERTGIKGLKIKYNKVFGYFIEVTKANEHLVPEDYIRKQTLVNSERYIVPDLKEYEEKVITAKSKIEALEYELFKELTSEIKEHIDSLYKLANKIANLDIVSNFAHIATKNSYVKPEIDEGEILEIKGGRHPIVESLIPSGTYVKNDIILDEKNNLIILTGPNMSGKSTYMKQVALNIIMAHIGSYVAADYAKIPIVDKIFTRVGASDDLLTGQSTFMLEMTEVASILNSATKKSFVVLDEIGRGTSTYDGISIATAITEYIHNVIGAKTIFATHYHELTELEKELERAINFRVEVNEDGKNVVFLREIVKGGADKSYGIEVARLSGVPKEVLNRSRKILKKLETRKNLIENKIKAEQMMLFGSGFEEDFEEAAAEILSENETKVLDILKNMDLNSMSPLESLLKLNELKKILIGGTDE; this is translated from the coding sequence ATGTCATCAACAGACACACCCTTAATGCAACAATATAAAAAAATTAAAGAAGAGTATAAAAATGAAATTTTAATGTTTAGATTAGGAGATTTCTATGAAATGTTTTTTGAAGATGCTAAAGTAGCTTCAAAAGAATTAGGACTGACTCTTACCAAAAGAAATAAAGAGAAAGGACAAGATGTTCCTTTAGCAGGTGTTCCATATCATTCAGTGGCATCATATATAGCAAAATTAGTTGAAAAAGGTCATAGTGTTGCTATCTGTGAACAAGTGGAAGACCCAAAATCTGCAACAGGTATTGTAAAAAGAGAGGTAACAAGAGTAATAACTCCTGGAACAATAATTGATGTAGATTTTTTGGATAAGAAAAATAATAACTATATAGCTTGTATAAAAATAAATACAACAGAAAATATGGTGGCAATAGCTTATGCAGATATAACAACAGGAGAATTTTCAGTTTTTGAAATAAAAGAAAAAAATTTTTTTGATAAAGCATTAGCTGAAATGAATAAGATACAAGCAAGTGAAATTTTATTAGATGAGAAAACATATTCTGAATATATAGAAGTATTAGAAGAAAGAATATCTTTTTCGGGAGTTAAATTTACAAAAATTACTAATGTAAAAAAAGCTGAAAGTTATTTAGTTTCATATTTTGATATTATGTCTATTGAAGTATTTTCTTTAAAATCAAAAGATTTAGCTATTTCAACATCAGCTAATCTTTTATATTATATTGATGATTTACAAAAGGGAAATGATTTACCTTTTAGTAAGATAGAATATAAAAATATTGATAATATAATGGAATTAAATATAAGTACACAGAATAATTTAAATCTAGTTCCCAAAAAAAATGAAGAAATTAGAGGAACACTACTAGGAGTTTTAGATGATTGTGTAACTTCAGTTGGTAGTAGAGAGCTTAAGAAAATCATTAAAAATCCATTTTTAAATATAGAAAAAATTAAACAAAGACAATTCTATGTAGACTATTTTTATAATGATGTACTTTTAAGAGAAAGTATAAGAGAGTATTTAAAAGATATCTATGATGTTGAAAGAATAGCAGGAAAAATAATTTATGGTACAGAAAATGGAAAAGACTTATTATCATTAAAAGATTCTATAAGAAAATCATTGGAAACTTATAGACTCTTAAAAGAACATCAAGAGATAAAAGATATTTTAGATATAGATGTTAAAATTCTACTAGATATATACAATAAGATAGAATTAATTGTTAATCCTGAAGCTCCTTTTTCAGTTAGAGAAGGTGGAATTATAAAAGATGGATATAATTCTGAGTTAGATGAACTTAGGAAAATATCTAAATTAGGAAAAGATTTTATACTTGAAATAGAGCAGAGAGAAAGAGAAAGAACAGGTATAAAAGGTTTAAAAATTAAATATAATAAGGTATTTGGATATTTTATTGAAGTTACTAAGGCAAATGAGCATTTAGTGCCAGAAGACTACATAAGAAAACAAACACTTGTAAACAGTGAAAGATATATAGTTCCAGATTTAAAAGAGTATGAAGAAAAAGTTATCACAGCTAAAAGTAAAATTGAAGCCTTAGAATATGAATTATTTAAAGAGCTTACTTCTGAAATTAAAGAACATATAGATAGCTTGTATAAATTAGCAAATAAAATAGCAAATTTAGATATAGTTTCAAATTTTGCACATATAGCAACTAAAAATTCTTATGTTAAACCAGAAATAGATGAAGGAGAAATTTTAGAAATTAAAGGTGGAAGACATCCAATAGTTGAAAGTTTAATTCCAAGTGGAACTTATGTTAAAAATGATATTATCTTAGATGAAAAAAATAATTTAATTATCTTAACAGGACCTAATATGTCTGGAAAATCTACTTATATGAAACAAGTAGCTTTAAATATAATAATGGCACATATAGGTAGTTATGTAGCAGCGGATTATGCTAAGATACCTATTGTAGATAAAATTTTTACAAGAGTTGGAGCAAGTGATGACTTACTTACAGGACAATCTACTTTTATGCTAGAAATGACAGAAGTAGCAAGTATTTTAAATAGTGCAACAAAAAAATCTTTTGTGGTTTTGGATGAAATTGGTAGAGGAACTTCAACTTATGATGGTATTTCAATAGCAACTGCTATTACAGAATACATTCATAATGTTATAGGAGCTAAAACAATATTCGCAACTCATTATCATGAACTTACAGAACTTGAAAAAGAGCTTGAAAGAGCAATAAATTTCAGAGTAGAAGTAAATGAAGATGGTAAAAATGTTGTCTTTTTAAGAGAAATAGTAAAAGGTGGAGCAGATAAATCTTATGGTATTGAAGTTGCTAGATTATCTGGTGTTCCAAAGGAAGTTTTAAATCGTTCAAGAAAAATTTTAAAAAAATTAGAAACTAGAAAAAATCTAATAGAAAATAAAATAAAAGCAGAACAAATGATGCTTTTTGGAAGTGGATTTGAAGAAGATTTTGAGGAAGCAGCAGCAGAAATATTATCTGAAAATGAAACTAAAGTTTTAGACATATTGAAAAATATGGACTTAAATTCTATGAGTCCTTTGGAAAGTTTATTAAAATTAAATGAATTAAAAAAGATTCTTATCGGAGGAACTGATGAGTAA